The Candidatus Hydrogenedentota bacterium genome contains the following window.
GTTGAAGTAGTCCTCGTGCGTGTACCACGTGCCCGTGGCGGGGTTCTGGACTCTGGAGCCATCGTCGGGATCGCGCCAGTCGTCCGTGAGCAGGGGGAAGGGCACCTTGTCGCCCAGGTCGTACAGTTCGTCCCAGCCGTTGTCGCTGAACACATTCTTTGGGTCGCCGCGGTCGCCGTCATCCACCACGGAGTTTCCGGTCCAGCCGCGGTTTACATAGGTGCCGTCCATGGTCTCTTTGTAATCGTTGCCCGCGACATTGGGCTCGCCGATCTCGGAGTTGCCGGACATGCCGACCAGGCCCTCTTTCGCGCGCAGCTTCGCCTCCAGGGTGTACACGGCCTCGCCGTTGAAGAGCGTCTGCTTCAGCGGGGGCACGCGCGCGAACAGGTGGTTGGGGATCCCGGCGTAGTTGTTGTGTATCAGGCTGGTGCCGCTCAGGTCAATTGCCGCAAGCGCCAGCGCGCCGTTGAATAGGTTGTCGCCCAGAAGGTGAACGGACCCGTGAATGCTCACGTTGCCGTTGATGAGGCCGCCCGCCTGGCCGGACCCCGCGAAGATAGCGTTCTCCCAAACGTTTACGTTGCTCGCCTCGTAGACCACCTCGACACGGCGCGTGTTCGCGCCGTTGCGGGCCATCGCGTACACCGTAAACATGTCGTCTTCCGCCGTGCTGTCGATGATGCCGTCCCCGTTGTTGTCGCGGCCGTCCTCGGCCCAATGCACGGTGTAGGCGGCGAATTCGACGTCTTCCATCGACTGGAGCGTTTGCGGCTGGACGCCCTCGGCATCGAAATCGGGGAGCACGATGCGGTTGTTCTCGTCATAGACCGGCGTCCAGCCGTCCATGCCGATGATGCCGCTGTCTCCGGTTTCCAACTGCACCCGCGCCGCGCTCACGGCGGCCTCGACGCCCTGAAAGGCGGTCGTGTAGTCCTCGTACTGGCCCACCGCGGTCCGCTGCTGGAGCGAGCGCGACATGAGCGCGCCCACCACAACGATCCCGATGGCGATGAAAAACAGCGCCAGCATGAGGGCCATGCCACTTTCCGAATTGTTCTGTGTCTTTTGCGGTCGTACCATGGTTAATTCCTCGGGTTCACTAGTTCGGTGAACTCTTGCCGGATCACGTGGCCCCGGCGGGAATGGCCTTGTGTCCGTATGGTTATCAGTACGCCACCATTTTGACTTTCGACCCAGAACCCCGCCGTGTTCTCGGGCAATTCGGCCCCATCCGGCACGGGAGCCGGGCCGGGATCGGGAGACAGATTATTTGCGAGGACTGTAACCGCGTCCCCGTTTATCATGATCAGTTGCGTCGTGGTCAGGCCGTCCCCGTTCAGGTCGTCGGCGTCGCGCTGAACGGTGATCACCCCGCTCAATTCGAGGGCCCCGCCCACGTTTACCGCGCTGCCGTTGCCGTCGATATCCGCGGCCATGCGGAAGGACAGCACATCGCCCGGAAACTGCGCGGTGTTGACGCTCACCCGCTGGGCCTGGCGCAGGCGCGGCACGATCGCCAGCAGCGCGCGCCGCGCCTCATCGTTCGAGTTGATCTTGGAGTTCTGAATGCGCGCCGTGTCGCCAATTGTCAGCGAAAGTGTAAACAACACGCCCGTGACCGCCGTCAGGATGGCCATCGATATCATCAGTTCCAGCAGGGTAACGCCGGCCCGCCGTTTGTCGTGGAGGTTCTTCATATCAGCGCCCAATCGAAGTTGTAACGTACGACTTGTACACTTGCCCGTTTTCTCGTGTCCATAGCAGGGTGGCCTTCACTTCCACCGGATTGGGAAGATCCGGAAGCGGCCCGGTGATCTTGCCCGTCAGGGGGTCCGTCGCCAGGTTCATGGGCAGCGAGATTGACGCCCCGTCCGCGTCGAAACATTCGAGTTGAATCGTCCGGTCGGCGCCGGGATGCGCGGGCTTTTCCGGCGCGTAGGTCACCAGGTCGCTCAGCGGCATGCCCCGCATCGACTCCAATATGCTGGAGAGCTCCGTATTGGCGATTGCCCGCTCCTCGTTGACCCGGCCAATCACCAGGACGCTGATCATCGAACCGAAAATCAGCGACAGCGCCACCGCCAGGATCCCCATGGCGAAGGTAATTTCGATAAGACTGAGACCCGCATTGTCGGGCAGGCTTTGCTTTTTCATTTACGTCTCCTCCAACGCTGACACGCAAGTTCCAGGGAGGTCTAAGCACGAAGCGGGCCAATATGGATCGCAAGGGTGAATGTTTTGGATATATGGTTGGAAACAATGGGGTTAGGTAGACTTGGTTTCGTGTCCTTGTTTGGTGCAGGCAAACATGTTT
Protein-coding sequences here:
- a CDS encoding prepilin-type N-terminal cleavage/methylation domain-containing protein, producing the protein MKNLHDKRRAGVTLLELMISMAILTAVTGVLFTLSLTIGDTARIQNSKINSNDEARRALLAIVPRLRQAQRVSVNTAQFPGDVLSFRMAADIDGNGSAVNVGGALELSGVITVQRDADDLNGDGLTTTQLIMINGDAVTVLANNLSPDPGPAPVPDGAELPENTAGFWVESQNGGVLITIRTQGHSRRGHVIRQEFTELVNPRN